A single Bos mutus isolate GX-2022 chromosome 16, NWIPB_WYAK_1.1, whole genome shotgun sequence DNA region contains:
- the LOC138991227 gene encoding uncharacterized protein: MELKACAALRSRGAEPAGSSATRPEGRGAGQRACAAASARPSVNHAGGWAEGAPREGRPGAARCDWWGRARRAGCGLCGCAAAAEGLRDAKLRAEGSASPVFAACGPAVAPESRHGPGGSSGAVASARFAGGVQCSGFETGRLWRLSWAGTLFNNGRGSSAFVGGARFETAAERGTVEKRKKKQTNIVLLPTYLKATGRGDRV; this comes from the coding sequence ATGGAATTAAAAGCCTGCGCGGCACTGCGCAGCCGCGGCGCGGAGCCTGCCGGGAGCTCGGCGACCCGGCCCGAGGGCCGCGGCGCCGGCCAACGCGCCTGCGCGGCGGCTTCCGCCCGGCCGTCTGTCAATCACGCGGGCGGTTGGGCGGAGGGAGCCCCCCGGGAGGGGAGGCCTGGGGCGGCCCGGTGCGATTGGTGGGGACGCGCGCGCCGGGCGGGCTGCGGGCTGTGCGGCTGCGCGGCGGCGGCGGAAGGCCTGAGGGACGCGAAGCTGCGCGCGGAGGGGTCGGCCTCTCCTGTCTTTGCGGCTTGCGGGCCGGCTGTCGCACCCGAATCCCGGCACGGACCCGGGGGAAGCTCGGGCGCCGTGGCTTCTGCCCGCTTTGCAGGGGGCGTCCAGTGCTCGGGGTTTGAGACGGGGCGCTTATGGCGCCTCTCCTGGGCTGGCACACTCTTTAATAATGGGCGCGGATCCTCTGCATTTGTGGGAGGGGCCCGCTTTGAAACCGCAGCGGAGAGAGGTAcagttgaaaaaaggaaaaaaaaacaaacaaacattgtCTTACTGCCAACCTACCTGAAGGCTACGGGAAGAGGAGACCGCGTGTAA
- the ZNF281 gene encoding zinc finger protein 281, producing the protein MKVGSAFLSGGGGGAGSGGRAEMEPSFPPGMVMFNHRLPPVASFARPAGAAAPPPQCVLAAAPAAAPAAEPPPAPAPDVTFKKEPAAPGAAFPAQRTPWGFLQSLVSIKQEKPADPDEPPGAPHPHYGGLFAGADERAPGLGGGDGGGAGVIQDLSALHPPPPAPHQHPHPRDVLLGRTDDPRGPEEPKPDASVKKAKRPKPESQGIKAKRKPGASSKPPPAGDGEGSVLSPSQKPHVCDHCSAAFRSSYHLRRHVLIHTGERPFQCGQCSMGFIQKYLLQRHEKIHSREKPFGCDQCSMKFIQKYHMERHKRTHSGEKPYRCDTCQQYFSRTDRLLKHRRTCGEALGKGAPSAEPGSSGSHSGVGNLAVLSQGNTSSSRRKAKSKSLAVESKEPKAGKANESHLSTSINTQSYSVEMPAVPSSGGIVGPDIDELQKRVPKLIFKKGSRKSTDKNYLNFVSPLPDLVGQKSLSGKPSGSLGIVSNSSVETISLLQSTGGKQGQISSNYDDAMQFSKKRRYLPTASSNSAFSVSVGHMVSPQSVIQSAGVGVLDSEAPLSLIDSSALNAEIKSCHDKSGIPDEVLQSILDQYSNKSESQKEDPFSIAEPRVDLHASGEHSELVQEENLSPGTQTPSNDKASMLQEYSKYLQQAFEKSTNAGFTLGHGFQFVSLSSPLHNHTLFPEKQIYTTSPLECGFGQSVTSVLPSSLPKPPFGMLFGSQPGLYLSALDATHQQLTPSQELDDLIDSQKNLEASSAFQSSSQKLTSQKEQQKNLESSTSFQIPPQELASQIDPQKDVEPRTTYQIENFAQAFGSQFKSGSRVPMTFITNSNGEVDHRARTSVSDFSGYTNMMSDVSEPCSTRVKTPTSQSYR; encoded by the coding sequence ATGAAAGTCGGCAGCGCGTTCctgagcggcggcggcggcggcgcgggcagCGGCGGGCGGGCGGAGATGGAGCCTAGCTTCCCGCCGGGCATGGTGATGTTCAACCACCGGCTGCCCCCGGTCGCCAGCTTCGCGCGGCCGGCGGGCGCGGCCGCCCCTCCCCCGCAGTGCGTGCTGGCCGCCGCCCCGGCCGCGGCCCCGGCCGCCGAGCCCCCCCCGGCGCCCGCCCCGGACGTGACTTTCAAGAAGGAGCCGGCGGCGCCCGGCGCGGCCTTCCCGGCGCAGAGGACCCCCTGGGGCTTCCTGCAGTCGCTGGTCAGCATCAAGCAGGAGAAGCCGGCCGACCCCGACGAGCCGCcgggcgccccccacccccactacgGGGGGCTGTTCGCGGGGGCCGACGAGCGGGCGCCGGGGCTGGGCGGCGGGGACGGGGGCGGCGCGGGCGTCATCCAGGACCTGAGCGCCCTGCacccgccgccgcccgccccgcACCAGCACCCGCACCCGCGCGACGTGCTGCTCGGCCGGACTGACGACCCCCGCGGCCCCGAGGAGCCCAAGCCGGACGCGAGCGTCAAGAAGGCCAAGAGGCCAAAGCCAGAATCTCAGGGAATCAAAGCCAAGAGGAAGCCGGGCGCCTCTTCCAAGCCGCCGCCGGCGGGGGACGGGGAGGGCTCCGTGCTGTCCCCGAGCCAGAAGCCCCACGTCTGCGACCACTGCAGCGCGGCGTTCCGCAGCTCCTACCACCTGCGCCGGCACGTCCTCATCCACACGGGCGAGCGGCCCTTCCAGTGCGGCCAGTGCAGCATGGGCTTCATCCAGAAGTACCTGCTGCAGCGGCACGAGAAGATCCACAGCCGCGAGAAGCCCTTCGGCTGCGACCAGTGCAGCATGAAGTTCATCCAGAAGTACCACATGGAGAGGCACAAGCGCACGCACAGCGGAGAAAAGCCATACAGATGCGACACTTGCCAGCAGTACTTCTCCAGGACTGACCGGCTGCTGAAGCACAGGCGCACGTGCGGGGAGGCCCTGGGCAAGGGGGCGCCCAGCGCGGAACCTGGGTCCTCCGGCAGCCACAGCGGCGTGGGTAACCTGGCTGTGTTGTCTCAGGGAAATACCAGTTCTTCGAGGAGAAAAGCGAAGTCCAAGAGCCTCGCGGTTGAGAGCAAGGAGCCCAAGGCGGGGAAAGCGAATGAATCCCACCTGTCCACCAGTATAAACACGCAGAGTTACTCCGTAGAAATGCCTGCCGTGCCTTCCAGTGGAGGCATCGTTGGCCCTGACATAGACGAGCTCCAGAAGAGGGTGCCAAAACTGATCTTCaagaaaggaagcaggaagagCACCGATAAAAACTACCTGAATTTTGTGTCACCGTTACCAGACCTGGTTGGGCAGAAGTCCTTGTCCGGGAAACCCAGCGGCTCCCTTGGCATCGTGTCAAACAGTAGCGTGGAGACCATTAGTCTCCTCCAGAGTACAGGTGGCAAACAAGGTCAGATAAGCAGTAACTACGATGATGCCATGCAGTTCTCAAAGAAAAGAAGATACCTGCCAACCGCCAGCAGCAACAGTGCCTTTTCTGTGAGCGTGGGGCACATGGTGTCCCCGCAGTCCGTCATTCAGTCCGCGGGCGTCGGTGTTCTGGACAGTGAGGCCCCGTTGTCCCTTATTGACTCCTCCGCCCTGAACGCGGAGATTAAGTCTTGTCATGACAAGTCAGGAATTCCTGACGAGGTTTTACAGAGTATTTTGGATCAGTACTCCAACAAGTCGGAGAGCCAGAAGGAGGACCCCTTCAGCATAGCAGAGCCACGAGTGGATCTGCACGCCTCAGGAGAACACTCGGAACTGGTTCAAGAGGAAAATTTGAGCCCTGGCACCCAAACTCCTTCAAATGACAAGGCGAGCATGTTGCAAGAATACTCCAAATACCTCCAACAGGCTTTTGAAAAATCCACGAATGCAGGTTTTACTCTGGGACACGGTTTCCAGTTTGTCAGCCTGTCTTCACCTCTCCACAACCACACTTTATTCCCAGAAAAACAGATATACACTACGTCTCCTTTGGAGTGTGGTTTCGGCCAGTCTGTTACCTCAGTGTTGCCATCTTCATTGCCAAAGCCTCCTTTTGGGATGTTGTTTGGGTCTCAGCCAGGTCTTTATTTATCCGCTTTGGATGCCACACATCAGCAGTTGACACCTTCCCAGGAGCTGGACGACCTGATAGATTCTCAGAAGAATTTAGAGGCGTCGTCAGCCTTCCAGTCTTCATCTCAGAAACTGACTAGCCAGAAGGAGCAGCAGAAAAACCTAGAGTCCTCAACAAGCTTTCAGATTCCACCTCAGGAGTTAGCTAGCCAGATAGATCCTCAGAAAGACGTAGAGCCTAGAACAACGTACCAGATCGAGAACTTCGCACAAGCGTTTGGTTCTCAGTTCAAGTCGGGCAGCAGGGTGCCAATGACCTTTATCACTAACTCTAATGGAGAAGTGGACCATAGAGCAAGGACTTCAGTGTCAGATTTCTCAGGGTATACAAACATGATGTCTGATGTTAGTGAGCCATGTAGTACCAGAGTAAAGACCCCCACCAGCCAGAGTTACAGGTAA